A window of Sphingomonas adhaesiva contains these coding sequences:
- a CDS encoding LysR family transcriptional regulator translates to MDADERFADDRPLRRVNLNDLYALDAILHAPTLTAAGRMVSLSQPAMSMALRKLRIQFADRLVSYAGGQRQLTPLAEALRGRTRRLLREADDAFHLTMQFDPATTERTVTIAAPESVQLLLLSHVVPSLLQQAPGLKVDLMPFDHGGTERMFERGADMALVPGQFASRALASRPLFDQGVVAMVWNRHPLAAVGSLDREQFLGGRHAALFERIERNEFGAILDESIFSARRIVVRTGLHSALPRLAVGTDLIVTAASWLAQFHAAMWPLQLLKLPGEFTLPPVVAQWQEHRGTDPMIRWLMARILDVLARKGPTDNRWHQSR, encoded by the coding sequence ATGGACGCCGACGAACGTTTTGCCGATGATCGTCCCCTGCGCCGCGTCAATCTGAACGATCTCTACGCGCTCGACGCCATCCTGCACGCTCCCACGCTGACCGCGGCGGGACGAATGGTGTCCCTCAGCCAGCCGGCGATGAGCATGGCGCTGCGCAAGCTGCGCATCCAGTTCGCTGACCGGCTGGTGAGCTATGCGGGGGGACAGCGCCAGCTGACCCCGCTGGCCGAGGCGCTGCGCGGGCGGACCCGCCGCCTGCTGCGCGAGGCGGACGATGCCTTCCACCTGACGATGCAGTTCGACCCGGCCACCACCGAGCGGACCGTGACGATCGCGGCGCCGGAGTCGGTGCAGCTGCTGCTGCTGAGCCATGTGGTGCCGTCGTTGTTGCAGCAGGCCCCCGGTCTGAAGGTGGACCTGATGCCGTTCGATCACGGCGGCACCGAACGGATGTTCGAGCGCGGTGCCGACATGGCGCTGGTCCCCGGACAATTCGCGAGCCGCGCGCTGGCGTCGCGGCCGCTGTTCGATCAGGGCGTGGTGGCGATGGTCTGGAACCGGCATCCGCTCGCGGCGGTCGGTTCGCTCGACCGCGAGCAGTTCCTGGGCGGTCGTCACGCCGCGCTGTTCGAGCGCATCGAGCGCAACGAGTTCGGCGCGATCCTCGACGAATCGATCTTCAGCGCGCGGCGGATCGTGGTCCGCACCGGGCTGCACTCGGCGCTGCCGCGGCTGGCGGTCGGCACCGACCTGATCGTCACCGCCGCGAGCTGGCTGGCGCAGTTCCATGCCGCGATGTGGCCGCTCCAGCTGCTCAAGCTGCCCGGCGAATTCACGCTGCCCCCGGTCGTGGCGCAGTGGCAGGAGCATCGCGGCACCGACCCGATGATCCGGTGGCTCATGGCGCGGATCCTCGACGTGCTGGCCCGCAAGGGGCCGACCGACAACCGCTGGCATCAATCGCGTTGA
- a CDS encoding SDR family oxidoreductase: MTGRTVVVTGAESGIGAACAAAFGGLGDRVAVLYFADAAAAERTAGAVRDRGGKAMTVQAHVDDEGSVDAAFAAVERAWGPPDVLVNSAGLNMSGVTVRTMQLAQWRRLIDTDLTGAFLTSRRFLTGRGETKRDAAIIHISSIHAYAVRAGGADYCAAKGGLSNLVETLAIEEAPRGIRVNAIEPGMILTPMNARAQSDAAYRASLERNIPMGRAGDPAEVADLAVFLASDRARYITGARIVIDGGLSLMQAVGA; this comes from the coding sequence ATGACGGGGCGGACGGTGGTGGTGACGGGGGCGGAATCGGGTATCGGGGCCGCGTGCGCCGCCGCCTTCGGCGGGCTGGGCGACCGCGTCGCCGTCCTCTACTTCGCCGACGCCGCCGCTGCCGAGCGAACCGCCGGTGCCGTCCGCGACCGCGGCGGCAAGGCGATGACCGTCCAGGCGCATGTCGATGACGAGGGGTCGGTCGATGCCGCCTTCGCCGCGGTCGAACGCGCGTGGGGACCACCCGACGTGCTCGTCAATTCCGCCGGGCTGAACATGAGCGGGGTGACCGTCCGGACGATGCAGCTCGCCCAGTGGCGGCGGCTGATCGACACCGACCTGACCGGCGCGTTCCTCACCTCGCGCCGTTTCCTGACCGGACGCGGCGAGACGAAGCGCGACGCGGCGATCATCCACATCTCCTCGATCCACGCCTATGCCGTGCGCGCGGGCGGGGCGGATTATTGCGCGGCCAAGGGCGGGCTGTCGAACCTGGTCGAGACGCTGGCGATCGAGGAGGCGCCGCGCGGCATCCGCGTCAACGCGATCGAACCGGGCATGATCCTGACCCCGATGAACGCGCGCGCGCAAAGCGACGCCGCCTATCGCGCAAGCCTGGAGCGCAACATCCCCATGGGCCGCGCCGGCGATCCGGCGGAGGTGGCCGATCTGGCGGTATTCCTCGCCTCCGACCGGGCGCGCTACATCACCGGCGCGCGGATCGTCATCGACGGCGGGCTGTCGCTGATGCAGGCGGTGGGCGCATGA
- a CDS encoding glycosidase, which yields MHGTAATADPHRKDDVAPSDIELDFNVRRIDTVALDGPPALMARDLMSPFVWREDDGRWGIMVRAVTRPGEPMVDTGQIWAGWSDDGRRFAMLDAPSIVPGPDAHDAGGVEDPTVVRTADGYVVYYSGVLADHAHGELSYATGPALDRLVKSGVALASSKSEGNTKEATVDRSDDGRWRLFYEYAADDASRIGLAIGAGVAGPWTEQPTPFMPREDSWDDWHLSTGPLLRDDPAMPVMFYNGATRDARWRIGWVAFDADYTRVVARGIQPLVTPPPVDDRSATDIAFAASVVVADGAIWLYYSLEDRRLARALIRRS from the coding sequence ATGCACGGCACCGCCGCCACCGCCGATCCGCACCGCAAGGACGATGTGGCGCCCAGCGACATCGAGCTCGATTTCAACGTCAGGCGGATCGACACCGTCGCGCTGGACGGCCCGCCGGCGCTGATGGCGCGCGACCTGATGAGCCCGTTCGTCTGGCGCGAGGACGACGGGCGATGGGGCATCATGGTGCGCGCGGTCACGCGCCCCGGCGAGCCGATGGTCGATACCGGGCAGATCTGGGCCGGGTGGAGCGACGACGGGCGCCGCTTCGCGATGCTCGACGCGCCATCGATCGTCCCCGGACCCGACGCGCATGATGCGGGCGGGGTGGAGGATCCCACCGTCGTTCGCACCGCGGACGGCTATGTCGTCTATTATTCGGGCGTCCTCGCCGATCATGCGCATGGCGAATTGTCCTACGCGACGGGCCCCGCGCTCGACCGGCTGGTCAAGAGCGGCGTCGCGCTCGCCTCGTCCAAGTCGGAGGGCAATACGAAGGAGGCGACGGTCGATCGCAGCGACGACGGGCGCTGGCGGCTGTTCTACGAATATGCCGCGGACGACGCGTCGCGCATCGGGCTGGCCATCGGCGCGGGCGTGGCGGGGCCGTGGACCGAGCAGCCGACGCCCTTCATGCCGCGCGAGGACAGCTGGGACGACTGGCATCTGTCGACCGGGCCGCTGCTGCGCGACGATCCGGCGATGCCGGTGATGTTCTACAACGGCGCGACGCGCGACGCGCGCTGGCGGATCGGCTGGGTCGCGTTCGACGCCGATTACACCCGCGTCGTCGCGCGCGGCATCCAGCCGCTCGTCACCCCGCCCCCGGTCGACGACCGCAGCGCGACGGACATCGCCTTCGCCGCCTCGGTCGTGGTCGCGGACGGCGCGATCTGGCTCTATTATTCGCTGGAGGACCGCCGGCTGGCGCGCGCGCTCATCCGGCGGAGTTGA